The following is a genomic window from Chloracidobacterium sp..
TCCTGCTTCTGAGTGCTTCCGTATTTGCGCAAAGAACGGGCAGAACCACCGCGCCTTCGCGAGTTTATAAGCCCGGGCCGTACACGATCGAGCAATATCTGACGATCAAGGCAGCTTCGGCTCCGTCCTTCTCGCCCGACGGACGCCGGATCGCGTATCTGTCGAACGAATCAGGGATATCTGAGGTGTGGGTAGTCGATCTTGCAACGGCAGCGACACATCGGCTGACCGATTCTGATGATAATTTGAGCTTTGTCCGCTGGCTGGGCGACGGCTCGGGCATCATTTTCGGTAAAGCAAAGGGCGGCGATGAGAATACGCAGTTCTATTGGATGCGGCCCGACGGCGCAGGCATAAGGGCATTGACGAATGATCCGGCGGTGCGGCACAACTTCGAATTTGTTTCACCTGACGGCAAATGGATCGCATACAGCTCCAACAAACGCAACCGGCAATATTTCGACAGCTATAAAATGGACATTGCATCTGGCAAGGAGACGCTGATAAGCCAATTCGACGGAAATCAGAATATCGAAGCGGCCAACGCAGCCGGAACAAAATTCATTATCTCGCGCGATGGCACGGAGTTGAGCCTCGACAATAATTTATATCTTGTCGCTGACGGCCATGAGACGCTGCTGACGCCGCATAAAGGCGCTGCGGAGTTTTACAATGTCGAGTTCTTGCCTGACGGCACTTCGCTCCTGATGTCGCAGAATGACCGACGCGAGTTCGCCGCTTTGACGCAGGTTCGCCTCGGCGTTGCGGCCCCCGCGATGGAGCCTATTGAAGATGCTCGGTGGGATGTAAGCAATATTGCGGTCTCACCCTCCGGCTCGTTGGTCGTCTATACCGTGAACGCCGACGGTTTTTCACGAGTTTTTACAAGGAATGTAGCGACGAGCGGCAAACCTGCGCTCTCTCGGTTCGTCGGGGAGGCTCGTGATGTGAAACTGCCGGGCGACGGCGTTGTTTCCGGTGTTACTTTCAACCGCGATCAGACAAAGCTGGCATTTGCCTTCAACTCGGCGACACGCAACTCCGATATTTGGACATACGATCTGAAGACCGAGCAACTGAAGCGGGTTACGCGTAGCGACACGGCAGGCGTCAACCCGAATACGTTCATCGCACCGCAGCTGGTCAGATATCAAACATTCGACGGCCGCGAGATACCTGCGTGGTATTACTCGCCGAAGCCCAAGGCTGTTGATGCTCCAGTGGCTTCGGGCTGGAAGCAAGCAACGGATGAGGATCTTTTTCGGCCGGCGACCGAGGAGATCGCATCAACGCCAAAGGGCGGCGGCAAACGGCCGCCGCTCGCACCGCGTCCGGATGGTACGGTCGGCCCGCCGATCCCTGCGGCCCGAGGACACGCGGTCATCGTTTCGGTTCACGGCGGCCCCGAGGGCCAAGAGCGGCCGGGCTTTAACCCGCTCTATCAATACTATTTATCGAAAGGATATGCGATACTCGCCCCGAATGTCCGCGGTTCGACCGGCTACGGCAAACGCTTCACGCATTTGGATGACGTTGAAAAACGTGAGGATTCCGTAAAAGATCTCTCATTCGCGGTTCAGTGGCTGACCTTTATGGGCAATGCCGATAAGGATCGGATCGCCGTTATGGGCGGAAGCTACGGCGGCTATATGACGCTTGCCGCTATCACGCTTTACCCTGAACTTTGGGCGGCAGCTGTAGATACCGTCGGTATCGCGAATTGGGAGACCTTTCTAAAGAATACAAGCGGCTACCGGCGCCGTCAGCGTGAGGTAGAGTACGGGCGGCTCGATCGTGACCTCGAATTCCTGCGTTCGATCTCGCCGATCGGAAGGGTCGATAAAATAAAGTGTCCGCTTTTTGTGATCCAAGGCAAGAATGATCCGCGTGTGCCTTACACAGAGGCCGAGCAGATCGTTACGGCGGTACGCGAACGCGGCGGCATTGTCGAATATAAGCT
Proteins encoded in this region:
- a CDS encoding S9 family peptidase; translated protein: MKRKFLTKSFCVALILLLSASVFAQRTGRTTAPSRVYKPGPYTIEQYLTIKAASAPSFSPDGRRIAYLSNESGISEVWVVDLATAATHRLTDSDDNLSFVRWLGDGSGIIFGKAKGGDENTQFYWMRPDGAGIRALTNDPAVRHNFEFVSPDGKWIAYSSNKRNRQYFDSYKMDIASGKETLISQFDGNQNIEAANAAGTKFIISRDGTELSLDNNLYLVADGHETLLTPHKGAAEFYNVEFLPDGTSLLMSQNDRREFAALTQVRLGVAAPAMEPIEDARWDVSNIAVSPSGSLVVYTVNADGFSRVFTRNVATSGKPALSRFVGEARDVKLPGDGVVSGVTFNRDQTKLAFAFNSATRNSDIWTYDLKTEQLKRVTRSDTAGVNPNTFIAPQLVRYQTFDGREIPAWYYSPKPKAVDAPVASGWKQATDEDLFRPATEEIASTPKGGGKRPPLAPRPDGTVGPPIPAARGHAVIVSVHGGPEGQERPGFNPLYQYYLSKGYAILAPNVRGSTGYGKRFTHLDDVEKREDSVKDLSFAVQWLTFMGNADKDRIAVMGGSYGGYMTLAAITLYPELWAAAVDTVGIANWETFLKNTSGYRRRQREVEYGRLDRDLEFLRSISPIGRVDKIKCPLFVIQGKNDPRVPYTEAEQIVTAVRERGGIVEYKLYTDEGHGITKLKNRLELYPLVADFLDKYLK